The DNA sequence CGCCATGTATTAGGTATAGTTTTGGATGGAGTCGTGGAAAAGAGAAGCTAAAATCTGGAAAGCCTGGTATCAccttatattattttgttttatagttTGTTTTGTCAGAATCTCTAAGAACAAGTTACGATTtgctttttgtttgtgttttgtttttgcagaTACGTCGAAAGGctaattttatgcaaattcAATATTAGACAAGCGTACAACAGACAAATCTCTAATTCAAAGGTAAAATTGTATAAGAGCATCCataacacaccccgaccgaaatcagggcatgctggccgtcacgtgagagtgacgtaaccatgtgaacagtgcggaagcaagaataataataaaagtactaacaaataaaaaccaagctacaCACAAGGTagttaacatacatgtgcaagtgtaagtgtgaaaaaataatattcagagcacaaaaaacctagtgcagtccagagGAACAAACACCAActaaaacacacccaaagggggtcctacactggtgataatctgtcagatatgccgagaattcctcgtgagccacctaaagagcaatccaaactagaacctggaggggcgcaaaatagaaagtgtgagtgggcaaaaacaaagcttttcaaaatcatttcattaacaaaagttctaacccctcgccgtaaaacctgtatagtttcccagaaaatagaatatacacatatatccaaaacatgctcagaaatattccatgtcgaatgcctctacaTAAACTGTAAAtaactcaggtaatgtcaatcaatgcaatgcaatctgttagccggagtcacctaacgtgacctgtacggctgaatctaaagctcaaatctccaactcactagctatacctgcacatgagtcagaaccacctaaagtggtttatacgacaggactgggtgtaaataagtacgctcaagtgctacgatcacgtgaagactgggcgaataatcgcgggtcacctacgagtcggaaccacctgtagtggtctgtacgataggactgtgcacctaacttggatccaagatgagcgtgtggtgagggaggtgaacatcacgtgaaggattgtgccctactttgggcgggagcactaacaccgggggtgcaggttatgagctctctaggcaTCACACATCACTACTAATCAAAAACATAAACCATGActtacctggtacttacctatgtgtccgcagcaccaaacatacgtATATGCAAccactaatgcataaataaataggtaaacgcaatgcatggcatttaaaacatataaacgtttcatttcattttctgggaaaatcacaagtatataggtatatacggaaaaccaaaagcctactcactggtatgtagaagggtcgtaacccccttgcctcgagtgactgcgctcgtcctcgggataggtctcacctatatgcgaaacaactataaaaatgttaatttaaagcacataaccaaaactaggtaataacttctcatacaatactcaaatggggtgtatgaatacaccaacgtgatatactcaacctcacgaacatccctatatttttaaaataatttttcgacgtctcacacgcccccacgcgcaggcatgtgcctggcacactAACGGCgttagttaacgccgtcaggaatattccgttaaaactaacagattccgttaaagttaacctaacgccgttaggaatattccatccaaactaacggaatattccgtcgtcttctccggtcAACCTCCGGCGCCGTTGTCGtcgcgggaaaactggaaaattttctaatctttgtttctcactcgtttttcaaccaaattccatgaaattggtaccaaaatgaagcttacaactagtagaacaacaccttaccactttcaagccctgaaaccaacggaatctcgccggagaaacttcacaaaatccggccaaacctgcaactcatgatcccgacgtccaaaaccttcaaacgaaccaccccgagcttcctaaggacctcaccaagcttcctacaaccctgaaattcccaaaaacacacgattttacgtgtgcatgaacagtaccccgaATTGAACATCtcgggttcgacgtgaaaataaaggtttccttacctgaaataggtatggttgaactcgtatgaacctcacgaacacaaaggtatGGTTTTCTACTTCGATTCGTAGCGTTTTCGAGTGTTTTGGTCCTTGTCCGTACGAAAAACttagaagggagagagagagagagagacacgggacaggGAAGGTGATGAGGATGaaagtgtgggtgtgtgtgtatgGTCCAAATGCTgccaaccaaaaccccaaaaacaaccacacacgAAACATaaccactaggggcaaaattgtcatTTCACCCCTATGGTACGAATAATCCGGGACGAGCTGTCACAATCCATGTCTGAGGTCACATGGTATATGGCTCATATGAGCATTCCCTATATggtatattatatcatatatattaacAGATAAGCAATGCTCTAGTGGGAGCCGACAGAAAAGGTCAAGTTTATGATAGTTTCTAGATATGTAGATTGGGAAATTATCATTAAACGAAGATTTTATATGCACTTTCGAGGCCATTGCGTGTGGGTTCTGCTTTATCTATAGTGTGCTATATGTTTTTTCTAAGTGGCAAATTTGATTGTTCAATCCTGTATTCCTACCCAGAGGAGAATACGTATGTTAGTTTCATTTAGAAATTTTAACCTATCAAAACATATATGGCTTTTTTGGtgtatattgtatttttaaatttcaggAAGCAACACCACCATCTCTCTCCTCTGTCTCTcaaacacacacatacacatgcaCATACACAAAATGTACATATAGACTAACAAATAGAAAGTTGGGCTAGAGGTTTGACAGATTAGGATAGGTCTCTTGGTTTAGGTTTGACTCTTTTTAATCAATCGTGCTGCCTTGGATTCATTACACTTTTTAATCTTCTGTTAATGTTTGTTcagttttctttgctttttttcaCACATAGTTTACttgttcagtttttttttttttttttttttttttttttttttttttttttcctagtttcaaatgcaagaaaggattagtttctaatgttatatttttatggttCAAAAAGTGTATAGATGTCGTAGTTGATCACTCGTCATAGGAGTGTGACTAATGCGCCTCCTGCATTATCAGCATCTACTGCTCCAGCCATGAGTGCTCCATTGATTTGGGAGCCTACACCCCTTACTGAGGCTACTGCTACAGCGTCCCAGGTGCCCATATCATTGACGCCATCAGTGTCGGTTCAGTCGCTCAGTGCATAGCGGCCTCACCGGTGCCGCCGTGATTCAGAGCCTTCTGTTCACACTTCCTCGTTATCCAGAGTCGAGGGTGGGGGCTCCCAGTCAGGTAGTTTTTTCTAATTCTCACTacgttgcatttttttttcattttaaaactattatttttatgatCGTGAAAATTTGCTGGATTGTGAAAATGTGTTGCAGGTTGTGAATTACtgtcattttactttttttaaggttttgggaaatgatGTACTATTAGGGGAGGTTTTGTAGAATTTTCTGTAGAAATTTAAGCTTAGGGTTTTCAccatttaagtttttttggGCAGCTAAAAAAAACACCAGGGGGCCTAATTGAATGCTAAAGACGGCACATAATGTATGTCTGTCCCCCTCCTTGATCAAGAATGCGTATGACTCACAACATCCTGGGGCGGCTACCTCACAGCAACATAGCATCATCACTACTAGCTGTGGTTGTGTTATTGGGGATTGTTGTTCTATGCAATGGGAAACTTGGGCAAAAATTCCCCAGGAGACGAAGATATTGGTGCGAGACAAGTTGTCggttagtatattaatttttagccttttatcattttttaattatttttacaaatattataaactaaagtatattatcttaatattattaaatttcttagtattattttgttgttttatttgtaGGTCAATTTGATTTTAAGGACATATCCCTTGAGGGCATCACCTACTTAGACGAGACCTTCACAAACCGGTACAAAAATTGGAAGAGCGATCTTCATGCGTATTTTAAGAAATTTGGTGATCCACAAGCTGCTCGCCTAGAGGGTTGCCCATCCGAGTTGGAGGACAGGCTGGAGGATTGGGAATGGCTTTGCAACCATTTTATGGACCCaaaatttgtggtatgtacataatattttaataataattcattactgttttacttatttttttaagctttttaaaataatttctttgaAATAGTCGCACTAACACGTATAGTGTGTGTTTAACAGAAGAAATCTGTTGCTGGCAAAAGAGCTCGGGAGTCTAAGCCAGTTCTCCACCATTCCAGTTCGAAGCCCTTTTTGTATAGGCTTGAGGCACGACATcaggtaaaagtatattaattttgaaattttatacaatttattttttattattgattagtaaaattttcttaatgttttttttttcttcagaaggGTTCTAAGTTCCCATAGATCGACCTGTTCAAGGACATTTACGTTTGACCTGGCAATGAGACCACTGAGAAGCTTCATGTAAGTATATGTAAATTCTTATATTTATGAAtcattcaaatattatttatcttatgttattaaacattatatgttttttctttattattcaGGGCGCTGTTGTTCTCCAAGAGGCAACATCACAGCTTCTCTAGAGATCCCGATCAAGGACGTCACTGTACCCGAGGATGTAGGTTTTCAGATCATGATTGAGGTCCTGGATTAGAAGTACGGTCGTCGTCATGGCAAGGTTGTTCGGGGTATGGGAAAGGCACGGGTTCGTGAGACGGGTGCCTCATCTTCCAGATCGACCACAGGAGAGGTCAATGCCCTAAAGGAGGAAGTGACAACCCTAAAAGGTCAGCTTGTAGCCCAGGACGAGTAGATAAAGGCCCAGAGTGAGCAAAATGAGGGCCCAGAGCGAGCAGATAAAGGCCGAGAACTAGCAGATGAGGGCCAAGGCGACCACATGAGTATGATTGTACAGGCCTTAGCGATGTCTGGTCTCCAAATCCAGCTGCCAGCCCCTGATCTTGCTCCACCTTCGACCTCCCAGCCACTTTGCCCAGCTGACACCTAATAGTTTGATGTATcaaacctagaagactacttattgtagttttttctttttttttgttcggacatcttgtatgtacattttcatatagtttataattaaatactttttcttggtttattatttattgtttagaattgaattacaatgtttataaaaattaaatcaaaaatatttttgtcaaaaaaaaaaaaaaaagagtttgcaCGATGAAGAAGTTTTATAGGTCACGCAAAGTGTCTTTGTGTGATGTAGGGAAATGCGTGGCACCAAGCCTGTGAAAGcagggtttgcgcgacgaagaaaTAACCTACATCAGGCAAAGTGGGTTTGCATGACGTAGGGTTGTGCGTCACGCAAAGACACTTTGTGTGACGTAGGGGCGTGCGTtacgcaaagtgggtttgcatGACATAGGGATGTGAGTCACTCATAGTGTCTTTGCGTGACGCACAACCCTACGtcacgcaaacccactttgcgtgacgtaggttatttcttcgtcgcgcaaaccctgCTTTCACAGGCTTGGTGCAACGCTTGGCGCACGACGAAGGTTCGTCCGGCAAATTTTTACGCGACGTTTTTTGACTTTGCGCAACGAAGGACCTATGTCACGCAAAGTGTTTGTTGTACTAGTGTCAATGAATTGAAATTGCGAGCGTGCATGTTACTGTTGCACTGTTGAAGGTTGCCAACATACGGAGATGGTTTTCTTACTTCCTATTTATTAGTTGTCACTTGTCAGTGAAGTTACACCTAACATTTTTAAGCTCAAGAGATGTCTTTGTCGACAGTTCATAGCTATTTTTTGTAGTTTGAATATAATTTGATGAGAACTAGTTGGAGAAGAGTTTGATCATGGATGAAACTGTAatgaaaacaatacaaaaacattgacaaaaaccaaaaaaagcaCAATTTGCTGTAAAAAGTATTTGGAAAATTGTAACCCTCTGAAAATCGCACTTTCAACGCCTCTCTAACAACTTGATTCGAAGCCTATAAATGGCCGTCGCATTCGGTGCTGCTGGCCGGCCCTCTGATTGAGGATAGGTTGTGCAAaaggattaaatttcaaaaagaaaactTTCTTCCTCATTGTTGCTTGTATAaacgaataaataaaagaaagttaGAATAATGTGAAGAAGGCAATGATGAAAAACAGTCATGTAGATGCATAACCTAGGGCGTGCCTCCGTCCGGCAACACATAATAAATCAATCTGTACACGGAATAGACAATCTCCTTGAGAGGGATCGCGTGTTACCTTCTTTCCCGTGCAGCTGAAATCGCATTTCCGTACATCTTGGTCTCCGTTTTGGTAGAACTCATTGAAAGCATAAGAGATTCTATCATGCATTTCCAAGTCACACGACCTCTTCCCTCCCAAGCTTGTGCAATCTGCCCGAGAGCATGCGTAATTGAATTCCGCTATAGTGCACGGCTCAAGTTCCTAACGTCGATCGCTATTCAACACACACCACTGCTTCTGCAAGTGTTTCAATCCCTCTACGCCTTTTAGCATCTGATGTCCGGACTCTTGGCCGGAGAGGTCCATGGGAAATTTAGGCTTGCCATCGTAGCTAAATACTCCCCAATGGCGTTCAAAGTCCCCCGGAGCAACACTTTTCTGATCCTCGTCAAAGAACCCAAATAGGTACACTTCCAAGTAGCCTTTCCTAAGAGGCCACTTGACTTGCCAATTTTTTAGGAGGCCATCGTAAAACTTCTTGCCAATTTCTTACTCCCGTAGTCGTGGCCATCAGTAGGCCATCCTACTTCCCCAATTACAATATCCAAGTTCGGGGCACCTGCCTTCTTAAGCGCCCAAAGAAGTGTATCATAATTTTGCATCAAACACATTATTGTACGGGGCACCATTGTCTCTAACCGTCTTGCCACCACCATCAAAGAAAGCAAATTCTTTTGGGAAGCCAGAGCTTCCGGAGAGACTAAGGAAGGGATAAATGTTGACAACAAATGGCGCGCTATGTGTACGAAGGTACTCTAGTATTTTCGACATTTGTTTTGGAATGTCCTTTCAGAAACGCCCGTCTGATGGTTTGTTGGGTGGAGATTCGTATACATCAGCATTGAAGGGCACCACGCATTTGATGTTTCCTCCGACGCCAGCTTCATCTAGGGCCTTTTGGACGTTTTTCACTTACGGGTATACATTTTTGACATAAGTACCGTTGTAACTTGTTAAGAATGGCTTGTTCCCGACAGCCACATAgctgtgaaatttttttttaaacaaaagatGGATTGAGTCAGTCAGCTTCACTAATATTGAATCGGAAGACAAACATTTTGGACAtaaacacacacatgcataccGGATGGTGACTCGCCCATTATGAAGATATGCAGTGACATTCTGTTTGACCCATTTTCGGGCAGTTGCGTAATCATGAGCAAGtttgttcaatttttcattGGGAATTCCGACCATGACATCAATACCAGTGCTGGACAAGGCTTTCATGGTCTTAGGATCCACATCGAAAAGCTTCAGTTTCTTGATCCCATTGTCCTTAAGCATCTTTAAAAACGTTGTTGGGAGGCAAAGGGTGCGACGACATATGCCCCCAGTTCACACCTAAACCTTGTACAAGGTCCAGGTCTACCCAGATTACCAGCATTACGGAACACAACAACCACACAAGAAACATTTAGCTCTTATCTAGCTAGCTACCAATCGAGATGGCCACGCTTCTATTTGTTGGAGAaaaatttagaaacaataaaataacagaaatacagaaccgaaatacttatactttattattcaaaaatacttgcaatacagaatgcaattacacaataaatacaaaaaattaaaatgatactaacttgaatgaattgaaggtagaggctagcgaaaatgctatgtccttcgaacagtatttctgTCTCACttgtgtgcttgtggttctacaacatCTACTCGACCAGGATaaaactacctaattctacaacctgcactggattatagaactctagcaaATTGCTTTGtatgtttactctctggaaattttgtacggaagacaaggaggaagaaaagatgatgctcacttggatactgtgattgcaaatatataggctgttatttgaaagtacacaactctttctaatagctatgtcttttaatcaaaacgtacaactctttctaatagatgtgtcttttaatcaaaacgttttttaattaataaattaattaaaaaacttaattcgaaaattaaaattaatgaatctgattaattttaaattctaaggccccaagtgccccaaggcccttgtcttgattaattaatattaattgtatttaggctatattatattcaagcctaatccatacaaccataaggcccaagtcttcaatccatttccaaatggtccaagttctaattactaagaaaaaaaaaaagcctatataaaggctagtgaaaaaatattgttgaccaatgtgggataagagggtctcaaactcctaCACTATTGAATTGTGAGTACTCTTTAATTCTGGAATTAATGGAGTTTAAGAAGAAAAGTTTAATTAAACCAGTGGAAGCGCTCAAAAGGTTTGTTACCAGGCTAATTAACCAACTGATTTCTAAATTTAGCTGGCTCTTTTCTACCAGTGTCTACTTTCCTCATATCATTTTTTTCGTTGTCTAAATCTTTTTACATCCTACGGACATATTTCCAGTGTTCAAGGCTGTAGAGAAACGAGCCTTGAAACTAGCAACTAGCTAGGGTAAGTTCAAAATTTAGCTAGAATACCATAATTATCTAATACAAGTATCATACAAGGATAGTTAAACTTGATTAATCACAATGCATATACAGTTAATTACTAATTTTATGTAATTAGTAAAATATTAATGTTGTATTGCAGAAATATTTTTCATATCTTAATTGTATAATATTGGCTGGCTAATTAATTcctttatatgtatgtattagtCATTGCATGTATGTCTAACTAGCTTACATCAATATTAATGTGAAGAAGCTCATATCATCATCCACAACAGTCCTACAAAGATGCTGAATGCATAAGCCACACCAACTGCACCATGCCTCGGCGCTCCGGTGTTGACAATCTGAACTGGAAAGAGGCAATCTCCTACTGAGGGATTGTTTTTCGTGATGGTTGCCATCCCATTAAAGTTGCATGTTCGAACATCTTGGTCTCTGTTTTGGAAGTAGGAGTTGAAAGCATAAGAGACTTTGCCATGTTGATCCAAATCGCATGACCTTCCAGTCCCCAAGCTTGTGCAATCAGACCCAGCGCATGCGTAGTTGAGTTCCGCATCGGTTTGGCTCATGTTCTTAACGTCGCTGTTCAACACGCACCACTGCTTCTCCAAGTATTCAACTCCTTTTACGGCTTTCAGCATTTGATTTCCGTTTCCTTTTCCGCTGAGGTCCATGGGGAACTTTGGCTGCCCATCATATCGGAAAATACCCCAGTGACGTTCAAAGTCTCCGGGAGCAATACTTTTTTGGTCTTCGTCAAAAAGGCCAAACAAGTAGACTTCGAGTTTTCCCTTCATAAGAGGGGTGCCCTCCTCCTTGCCAAGTTTCTTGAGAAGGCCATCATAAAATTTCTTGGCATTTTTTATATTGGCATTCTTGTCACCATCGGTAGGCCATCCGGCTTCCCCAATTATGATTTCCATGTTACCAAAACCTTCCTTCTTCAGTGCATTAATCAGCGTATCACAATTTGCATCAAACACGTTTTTGTACTCAATGTTGTTGTCGCTCACTGGCTTGCTACCACCTTCAAAGAAAGCAAATTCTTTGGGGAAATCGGAGCTCTGGTAGAGACTAAGGAAGGGGTAGATGTTTACGACAAAAGGGGACTTATTGTCGCGAAGGTGGCGAAGTATCTCGACCATATTGTTCTTAATATCCTTTCGAAAACGCCCGTCTGATGGTTTACTTGATGACGATTCGTAAACATCAGCATTGAAGGGCACTGTGGCTTTGACTTTGTCCCCAGCTCCTGATTCACGTATGGCCTTTTGAATGTTTTTCAATGCAGGGTAAGTAGTCTTAACGTAGGTACCGTTGTAACTCGTCAAGTATGGCTCATTACCAACAGCCACATAACTGCAAATTAaagttaaacaaaacaaaaatatgtaaattaaaCTTCCGACCATATCAATGTATTACAACCTAATTATATATACAaattaaggaaaagaaaattaatccAAACCTGATACTAACGCTGCCAAGCCATTTGGTAACGTTCTCTTTCACCCATTGTTGTGCCTCTGAGTAACTATCAGCAAGCTTTTCCAATTTCTCATTGGGGATTCCAACCATGACCTGAATACCTGACCCGGCCAATGCGTTCAAGGTCGAAGGTTCCGCATCGAAAAGCTTCACTTTCTTGATCCCATTGTCTTTGAGCATCTGAACAACATTTTTAGGAGGCAACTGGTGCGACGCCATTGCACCCCAGTTGACACCTAAACCTTGTGCAAGGTTGGTTGTGGCCAAAATTACCGACAAGACCCATACGAGAAACAAGGCTCGTGCCATGGCTTGCACAGGCTCCAATATGTTGGACTATTGTGAAGTTAGCCAGCCAATGAGGGGGTTATTGTGTTATCTAGGCTACAGGGCCTAGGTTTATTAATTAGGGGACGGGGAAGTTTCTTGGGGCTGAAGGAAGAGTTTAAATATACGGATGGCCGCAATAGAGTTAGGTACATACGTGCATGACATGGGTTTTGGCAAAGGCTGTGCCTCTCTTTTGTAAAACAACCAATGGAAGCGAATAGAAAAGTCCAATTTTAGTTGGATGGTATACAAGAGCCATACAAGGTGTCAACTCTTCtcaaactattttctttttctaatttagggtttttacATTTTCTACAATTCACAGCTCTACATGTAATAAGATCTGCCTTAAAACTAGCTCTTAATTTAGCTGTTTTTCTTAGAAAGTTGCAAACACAGGaagaatttgttttatttcttttataattcACTATTATTGTATCATACATATTACAACAAAATTCTTTAATCATTGGGCGACTAGTACAAAAATATAAGCAATCGACAGTAAAAAAACAGTCGTGGTTAACTAGGTATTAGTTTAAGATCCGTTTGGTATTTGTCTTTTTACACCAAAAGCAACTtcactttaaaattaaaaaaataaaagtacttgattaaaataaaatatcctGCAACTTTTAAAAGCGGCCTATAGGTTGCTTTTAAAAGTTTCTTTCATAAAAATCAGAGTTGAgcttttaataaatattttcaattcctATAATATTATCATTACTTTTCAAAGTGACATTATTTATCCGACACACATTTTATCCCTTGACAACATTGTGACCACCAGCAGCTACCACTGTTAgaagtaggggtgggcataaaaaatTGCTGAATCGGAAAACTGAATTGAACCGCATGAATTTGTAGTCAAGAGTCtaaaattgagaatttgagagtttTGTCTACTTGAGAAGGGAACCGATTACAGTAAACAAGTGTGTTTAGGATTTGATGTTTGTTTGGGGAATGCGACAAAGGCCGAAGGGGTTTAGCTGTTTAGCGTTTAGTGGCTACCAATTTGGGGAGtgccacaaaaaaattaaataggtTGGTTTTTCAAGTAAATAAGAACATGCTTGAGTTGCTTGACGTTTCAACTTTCACATACAAAACAAGTTTGctgtttttattcaattaattataataaaacaaataaatcttACAAGTATTGGGTTTAGCTGCTCAGCCTAATTGGCCATTGTACTTAAACGCTATTGTACTTAAATAAAGATTCATAGtttgtaaattatattattattttttttgaataaacgatattatctacacaaaTGAGAGGGggtgggctagcaataatgtggttcaaattcgcctttggcgagaatcgaaac is a window from the Pyrus communis chromosome 16, drPyrComm1.1, whole genome shotgun sequence genome containing:
- the LOC137721284 gene encoding glucan endo-1,3-beta-glucosidase 8-like: MARALFLVWVLSVILATTNLAQGLGVNWGAMASHQLPPKNVVQMLKDNGIKKVKLFDAEPSTLNALAGSGIQVMVGIPNEKLEKLADSYSEAQQWVKENVTKWLGSVSISYVAVGNEPYLTSYNGTYVKTTYPALKNIQKAIRESGAGDKVKATVPFNADVYESSSSKPSDGRFRKDIKNNMVEILRHLRDNKSPFVVNIYPFLSLYQSSDFPKEFAFFEGGSKPVSDNNIEYKNVFDANCDTLINALKKEGFGNMEIIIGEAGWPTDGDKNANIKNAKKFYDGLLKKLGKEEGTPLMKGKLEVYLFGLFDEDQKSIAPGDFERHWGIFRYDGQPKFPMDLSGKGNGNQMLKAVKGVEYLEKQWCVLNSDVKNMSQTDAELNYACAGSDCTSLGTGRSCDLDQHGKVSYAFNSYFQNRDQDVRTCNFNGMATITKNNPSVGDCLFPVQIVNTGAPRHGAVGVAYAFSIFVGLLWMMI